In a single window of the Methanolobus psychrophilus R15 genome:
- a CDS encoding phosphatidylserine decarboxylase, which produces MLAKGSAPWIMTVVVISALAAIAHITLYWPYMNIVTLLGLAGLTFFIFFFRDPERETEHCCSSMTAPADGKIVDIRGRKICIFMNVHNVHVNRAPLTGKVIAIEHKKGGYRPAFSKDSERNERSHIFIDTEHGIVEVIQIAGTIARRIVSYVQVGDQMVRGQRFGMIRFGSRVDVTIPENFEILCTKGEKVTAGMTVIARKRNTNDNTSQELEILTVPDSFDILCSKGGIVTAGTSVSYGKE; this is translated from the coding sequence ATGCTTGCAAAAGGTTCTGCTCCATGGATAATGACCGTGGTCGTGATCAGCGCACTTGCCGCGATTGCACACATTACATTATACTGGCCTTATATGAACATAGTTACACTTTTGGGGCTGGCCGGATTGACATTCTTCATCTTCTTTTTCAGGGACCCTGAAAGGGAAACAGAGCATTGCTGCAGTAGCATGACAGCACCTGCCGACGGGAAGATCGTAGACATAAGAGGACGTAAGATATGTATTTTCATGAACGTCCATAATGTCCATGTCAACAGGGCGCCTCTGACCGGTAAAGTTATCGCCATAGAGCATAAGAAAGGAGGATATAGACCTGCATTCAGTAAGGATTCAGAGAGAAATGAGCGCAGCCATATATTCATTGATACCGAGCACGGCATAGTAGAAGTTATCCAGATAGCCGGGACAATAGCCAGAAGGATAGTCTCATATGTGCAGGTAGGTGACCAGATGGTCCGGGGGCAAAGGTTTGGCATGATACGCTTTGGATCAAGGGTGGATGTGACGATACCTGAGAATTTCGAAATCCTATGCACCAAAGGCGAAAAAGTTACTGCAGGAATGACAGTCATAGCCCGAAAGCGAAACACTAACGATAATACTTCACAGGAACTTGAGATATTGACAGTTCCTGACAGTTTTGACATTCTGTGCAGCAAAGGCGGCATAGTTACTGCAGGTACGAGTGTAAGTTATGGGAAAGAATAG
- a CDS encoding DNA polymerase sliding clamp, translating to MFKATIDADILKTSIETLSVLVDEARFKISPEGITVRAVDPANVAMVSFELSSSAFDEYSADDCEIGLDLSKINDIFSVAGKEDKLSMELDELSQKLSLHIGGLSYTLALLDPSTIRAEPRIPQLELPAEVVLNGKDLLKAVKAAEKISDHMLLGIEGDTFYMEAEGDTDRVRLDIPRDQLIDIRAGDARSLFSLDYLSDIVKPASRSNEVTVELGKDFPVKIGFTIANGAGKIGYLLAPRIESD from the coding sequence ATGTTCAAGGCAACAATCGATGCAGATATCTTAAAGACTTCCATAGAGACGCTTTCAGTCCTTGTTGATGAAGCAAGGTTCAAAATATCTCCAGAAGGTATTACTGTCAGGGCCGTTGACCCTGCTAACGTGGCAATGGTCAGCTTCGAGCTCAGCTCCAGCGCATTTGATGAGTATAGTGCCGATGATTGTGAGATCGGCCTGGACCTTTCAAAGATCAATGATATATTCAGTGTTGCCGGGAAAGAGGACAAGCTCAGCATGGAACTGGACGAGTTGTCCCAGAAGCTGTCCCTTCACATTGGCGGTCTTTCATATACCCTTGCATTGCTCGATCCTTCTACTATCAGGGCCGAACCGCGGATCCCACAGCTTGAACTTCCGGCAGAGGTTGTTCTCAACGGTAAGGATCTCCTCAAGGCTGTGAAGGCCGCTGAGAAGATAAGCGACCACATGCTGCTGGGTATTGAAGGCGACACATTCTACATGGAAGCCGAGGGAGACACCGACCGTGTGAGGCTGGACATTCCCCGCGACCAGCTCATCGATATCAGGGCAGGCGACGCACGCTCATTGTTCTCGCTTGACTACCTGTCAGATATCGTTAAACCCGCATCCAGGTCCAATGAGGTCACAGTTGAGCTGGGCAAGGATTTCCCTGTAAAGATCGGCTTCACGATAGCCAACGGCGCAGGTAAGATCGGATATCTGCTTGCCCCGCGCATTGAATCAGATTAA
- the moaA gene encoding molybdenum cofactor biosynthesis protein A: MNSSGPRRTLTDPFGRTVKSLRMSITNRCNLNCIYCHNEGDHGSTGEMTVETIVNIVKAAAEFGVDRLKISGGEPLIRKDLEEILSALPPLKDVSLTTNGTLLKGRARSLKEAGLNRVNVSLDTLDPGKFRMITNCKRDILPTVLEGIDEAVEAGLTPVKINMVLLKDINEAEIEKMLKFTKGYNGDVILQLIELMNFRDTAPYHVDADLVEEELLQNATDVTTRTMHHRKKYFINGAEVEFVRPVDNTEFCANCNRLRVTADGKLKPCLLVNDNLIDVSHARYDELPGLLQLAVSKRVPFYGHDTYRQEK, translated from the coding sequence ATGAATTCCTCCGGGCCGCGCAGGACACTTACCGATCCTTTCGGGCGTACGGTAAAAAGTCTGAGGATGTCCATTACCAACCGGTGCAACCTTAATTGTATCTACTGCCATAACGAGGGTGACCATGGCAGCACCGGTGAAATGACAGTTGAGACCATTGTCAACATCGTGAAAGCTGCCGCAGAGTTTGGTGTGGACAGGCTCAAGATATCCGGAGGTGAGCCTCTAATAAGAAAGGACCTGGAGGAAATCCTCTCTGCACTGCCTCCTCTGAAGGATGTGTCCCTGACCACAAATGGGACGCTTCTCAAGGGCAGGGCAAGGTCCCTGAAGGAAGCAGGGCTTAATCGTGTGAACGTAAGCCTGGACACTCTGGATCCTGGCAAGTTCAGGATGATCACCAATTGCAAGCGGGACATTCTTCCCACTGTCCTCGAAGGCATTGACGAGGCTGTTGAGGCAGGTCTTACGCCAGTGAAGATCAATATGGTGCTCCTGAAAGATATTAACGAGGCCGAGATCGAGAAAATGCTTAAGTTCACAAAAGGTTACAATGGCGATGTCATCCTGCAGCTCATTGAGCTGATGAATTTCAGGGATACAGCTCCGTATCATGTGGACGCTGATCTGGTAGAGGAGGAATTGTTGCAGAATGCCACCGATGTCACGACCCGTACCATGCACCACAGGAAAAAATACTTCATTAATGGTGCAGAGGTCGAGTTCGTCCGCCCTGTGGATAATACTGAATTCTGTGCAAACTGCAACCGGCTGCGTGTAACTGCCGATGGCAAGCTCAAGCCGTGTTTGCTCGTTAACGATAATCTTATAGATGTTTCACATGCAAGATATGATGAGCTGCCCGGACTACTGCAGCTTGCAGTGAGCAAAAGGGTGCCATTTTATGGCCATGATACTTACAGGCAGGAGAAATAA
- a CDS encoding exosortase EpsH-like protein — protein MIENVLWVAVALMLACSLMPKRIKIRKLLGATGWGFFSIHWLYQPMHFIEIRDYVNVVLVIVVGIICLILAYNMLKEYRSLKLIGDGTVDVTSMATVATALASLFYFPFAQMDSLNVWIISLVTDNVFWTLQALGQPAEMAAWNKIALNGHQVEIILACTAIESIALFIGLIASVNAPLKKLVLAFLVSVPIIYTLNIIRDVFVIVAYAYQWFGPNSFEIAHHTIAKIGSGIALFGIAYIVMRILPELVDLIEGIWKMVAEYIYSIYEKVRND, from the coding sequence ATGATTGAAAATGTACTATGGGTCGCAGTGGCATTAATGCTTGCTTGCTCACTGATGCCTAAAAGAATTAAAATACGTAAATTGCTGGGTGCCACAGGATGGGGATTCTTTTCTATACACTGGCTCTACCAGCCAATGCACTTTATAGAGATAAGGGATTATGTGAATGTTGTACTGGTCATTGTAGTTGGTATCATTTGCCTTATACTTGCATACAACATGCTTAAGGAATACAGGTCTTTGAAGCTGATAGGTGACGGAACAGTCGATGTTACATCGATGGCAACTGTTGCAACAGCACTTGCATCTTTGTTCTATTTCCCCTTTGCTCAAATGGATTCACTCAATGTATGGATAATATCCCTTGTAACGGATAATGTTTTCTGGACACTTCAGGCATTGGGACAACCTGCGGAGATGGCAGCATGGAATAAGATAGCCTTGAATGGACATCAGGTAGAGATAATACTTGCCTGTACTGCCATCGAGAGTATCGCTTTGTTCATAGGGCTTATTGCCTCTGTTAACGCACCTTTGAAAAAACTGGTGTTAGCATTCCTGGTATCCGTACCAATTATATATACTTTGAATATAATAAGGGATGTATTCGTGATCGTAGCCTATGCATACCAATGGTTCGGCCCCAACAGCTTTGAGATCGCTCACCATACCATTGCAAAGATTGGGTCCGGTATCGCTCTCTTTGGTATAGCCTACATTGTTATGCGCATCTTGCCCGAACTCGTTGATCTTATAGAAGGGATATGGAAGATGGTGGCAGAATATATCTACAGCATATATGAAAAAGTAAGGAACGATTAA
- a CDS encoding DNA-directed RNA polymerase, subunit M produces MEFCPKCKTMMVPVKGVSKCRNSKCGYVKEKETDQESLMSKAARSEREVTVLEGNTDQGLPTTSVRCDECGHNVAYWWLRQLRSADESETRFFKCTKCGLTWREYD; encoded by the coding sequence ATGGAATTTTGTCCAAAATGTAAAACTATGATGGTTCCGGTAAAAGGCGTATCCAAATGCAGGAACAGCAAATGTGGATATGTAAAAGAGAAAGAAACTGATCAGGAATCACTAATGTCAAAGGCAGCACGTTCAGAGAGAGAGGTCACGGTGCTTGAAGGCAATACTGACCAGGGTCTGCCCACTACATCAGTCCGATGTGATGAATGCGGTCATAATGTCGCATACTGGTGGTTGCGCCAGCTCAGGTCGGCGGATGAATCAGAAACACGCTTTTTCAAGTGCACAAAGTGCGGTTTAACCTGGCGTGAATATGATTAA
- a CDS encoding NUDIX hydrolase: MYADTPKLTVDAVILYNGRIVLIQRKNPPFQGKFALPGGFVNIGETVEDAVVREAYEETGLSIEIVKLLGVYSDPLRDPRGHTVSICYLSLGHGILKADSDAKDVFLFDVDRLPEMAFDHNKIVEQARGEVNGILSKM; the protein is encoded by the coding sequence ATGTATGCTGATACTCCAAAATTGACAGTGGATGCTGTTATTCTTTATAATGGCAGGATTGTTCTTATTCAAAGGAAAAACCCCCCTTTTCAGGGAAAGTTCGCTTTGCCCGGTGGTTTTGTAAATATAGGTGAAACTGTGGAGGATGCGGTTGTCCGTGAAGCCTACGAGGAAACCGGCCTGTCGATAGAAATAGTTAAGTTGCTTGGGGTATATTCTGACCCTCTGCGCGATCCAAGAGGACATACAGTAAGTATATGCTACCTGTCATTAGGTCACGGTATCCTGAAGGCGGATTCGGATGCAAAGGATGTATTCCTGTTCGATGTTGACCGTTTGCCGGAAATGGCTTTCGATCACAACAAGATAGTAGAGCAGGCAAGAGGTGAAGTCAATGGAATTTTGTCCAAAATGTAA
- a CDS encoding histidinol-phosphate aminotransferase, with translation MSRPELVKKEVSGIAEYVPGKSIEEIASKYGLDPASIIKLGSNENVLGPSPKAIAAVIAHASGINIYPSADASELVKAISVYTGFPVQNICAAGPGMDGLLDNLMRLLISAGDEVILPLPTFSYYEIAARANGAAPVYVGSGEEFAFDIEGIMNAESERTKIIFLCSPNNPTGRLVSEADLRRILEHTRGLVFVDEAYVEFSDRNLAHLINEYDNIIVGRTFSKAFGLAGMRLGYGLMPAWIRSEYMKIATPFNISVPAIVAGIAALSDTLYLQKSIRCAREGRDFLTKHIPFRVYDSQANFVLVDVAPLKSRDVSEALLNKGIIVRDCRSFRDAGETLIRVTVGTPEQNEKVVAAFKEVSVA, from the coding sequence TTGAGCAGGCCTGAGCTGGTTAAAAAGGAAGTCTCCGGGATAGCTGAATATGTTCCTGGCAAGTCCATTGAGGAAATAGCCAGCAAATATGGCCTTGACCCTGCATCGATCATAAAGCTGGGCTCAAATGAGAATGTGCTGGGGCCATCCCCCAAAGCGATAGCTGCAGTCATAGCTCATGCAAGTGGCATCAACATATATCCTTCAGCTGATGCATCCGAACTTGTTAAGGCAATCTCTGTCTATACCGGCTTCCCGGTACAGAATATATGCGCTGCGGGACCGGGTATGGATGGTCTGCTGGATAACCTTATGAGGCTGCTGATATCAGCCGGTGATGAGGTCATACTTCCTCTTCCTACTTTCTCTTACTACGAGATCGCAGCCCGCGCCAACGGTGCGGCCCCGGTCTATGTCGGCTCAGGTGAAGAGTTTGCTTTTGATATTGAAGGTATAATGAATGCAGAATCTGAAAGAACAAAGATCATATTCCTGTGTTCTCCTAACAATCCCACGGGCAGGCTTGTAAGTGAAGCCGACCTGCGCAGGATACTTGAACACACAAGAGGCCTGGTCTTTGTGGATGAAGCCTACGTGGAATTCTCAGACCGCAATCTGGCTCACCTCATAAATGAGTATGACAACATTATCGTCGGAAGAACATTTTCCAAAGCTTTCGGCCTTGCAGGCATGCGTCTGGGATATGGCCTGATGCCTGCATGGATCAGGTCCGAGTACATGAAAATAGCAACTCCTTTCAACATCAGTGTGCCTGCGATAGTTGCAGGTATTGCTGCACTCTCGGATACTCTCTATCTCCAGAAAAGCATCCGGTGCGCAAGAGAAGGGCGTGATTTCCTGACAAAACACATTCCTTTCAGGGTCTATGATTCCCAGGCCAATTTTGTTCTTGTGGACGTTGCTCCCCTAAAGTCTCGGGATGTCAGCGAAGCCCTGCTCAATAAAGGCATCATAGTAAGGGACTGCAGGTCTTTCAGGGATGCAGGCGAAACCCTCATCCGTGTAACTGTGGGTACGCCTGAGCAGAATGAGAAGGTTGTTGCAGCTTTTAAAGAAGTTTCAGTTGCCTGA
- the surE gene encoding stationary phase survival protein SurE, which yields MSSKILLTNDDGVYSSGIRAAYKSVADLGDVTVSAPMMQQSGVGRSISIFEPLRVTRTKVDGIEVNAVGGTPTDSVIIGMFTIMKQKPDLILSGFNIGENISTDTVTTSGTIGAALEGASYGIPAIAASIQVKEEGLKFDDNRDYEHDFGIAIKVVNRIARNVLRLGLPDKVDVLNVNIPHFVEIDTEIEITRLARKLFRTEVEERHDPRGRPYYWIAGDLSTVDEEGTDVNALIQKGHISVTPLSLDATSPIDFSEIERLI from the coding sequence ATGTCCAGTAAAATCCTTCTTACCAATGATGACGGAGTATACTCCTCGGGAATAAGGGCTGCCTACAAAAGCGTGGCGGATCTAGGTGATGTCACTGTATCCGCACCCATGATGCAACAAAGCGGGGTGGGACGTTCTATATCCATTTTTGAGCCTTTAAGGGTCACCAGGACAAAGGTGGACGGCATTGAGGTCAATGCAGTAGGAGGAACGCCTACAGACTCTGTGATAATAGGCATGTTCACCATCATGAAGCAAAAGCCGGACCTCATACTTTCCGGTTTTAACATTGGCGAGAATATCAGCACTGATACCGTGACCACATCAGGCACTATCGGTGCGGCACTTGAAGGTGCAAGTTATGGCATCCCCGCTATCGCAGCTTCCATCCAGGTAAAGGAAGAAGGCCTGAAGTTCGATGACAACAGGGACTACGAACATGATTTCGGCATCGCTATCAAAGTCGTGAACAGGATAGCAAGGAACGTACTCAGGCTCGGCCTTCCGGACAAAGTCGATGTCCTGAACGTGAACATCCCCCACTTCGTGGAGATAGACACGGAAATTGAGATCACAAGGCTTGCCAGAAAGCTCTTCAGGACCGAGGTTGAAGAGAGGCACGATCCCAGAGGCAGGCCATATTACTGGATAGCAGGTGATCTTTCCACAGTGGATGAGGAAGGCACCGATGTCAATGCGCTGATACAGAAAGGGCACATCTCGGTGACACCGTTATCTCTGGATGCGACATCACCCATCGACTTTTCAGAAATAGAACGCCTTATCTGA
- a CDS encoding archaetidylserine synthase — protein MEVNTILQTLKLADIVTLLNALLGLLAIILVQNGFTYLAPTLILAAAVADGVDGYLSRMFSGSEIGANLDSLADVISFGLAPVVIVYAAAGSEASYLLLAALCFYFFCGILRLARFNTVHQGLPSFKGLPITAGGIILSAYVLAGEQYFHTWLVILLSFGVGLLMISKITYMKAKKPTHVLPIGLLFVITFLSYPFGISYTHMLASAVLAIMIFYVASPAIRRAGSRRQAAEAPK, from the coding sequence GTGGAAGTGAACACCATACTCCAAACATTGAAATTAGCTGATATTGTAACATTGCTCAATGCCCTCCTTGGTTTATTGGCCATTATACTTGTCCAGAATGGTTTTACATATCTTGCACCCACACTGATACTCGCAGCCGCGGTAGCCGATGGTGTTGATGGCTATCTTTCAAGGATGTTCTCCGGAAGCGAGATCGGTGCCAACCTGGATTCTCTTGCAGACGTTATCTCATTCGGACTTGCACCTGTAGTTATTGTATATGCTGCAGCCGGCAGTGAGGCATCTTACCTGCTCCTTGCAGCACTATGCTTTTACTTCTTCTGCGGCATCCTCAGACTGGCAAGGTTCAACACAGTCCATCAGGGACTGCCTTCTTTCAAAGGTCTGCCCATTACAGCAGGAGGTATCATACTCTCAGCATATGTGCTGGCAGGGGAACAGTATTTCCATACATGGCTTGTTATTCTGCTCTCATTTGGCGTGGGGCTTCTGATGATCAGCAAGATAACATACATGAAGGCAAAGAAACCCACCCATGTGCTGCCTATTGGTTTGCTTTTCGTCATCACTTTCCTGTCCTACCCATTCGGCATAAGTTATACCCACATGCTTGCATCCGCCGTACTTGCAATAATGATCTTCTATGTTGCCTCACCGGCTATCCGGAGAGCTGGCTCCCGGAGGCAGGCTGCGGAGGCACCTAAATGA
- a CDS encoding DNA primase large subunit, whose amino-acid sequence MDNKDLALYPYLAEASRYVASLDFSLDSLISSRAMDSARARGKERVLQSIAGEIFKPPLSNSDDRKILIELLSYPFSRILVSCIDDPFLIRRYSLAEAVASYKSLKGMDIAFLGEFSLDFGIHAQVKESGVRVHFTDYIRLASSLKAMEWKLVNRKMDHGYVTVSREELARLLQEGVRHRIEGTLPMQVPEEVCLSCQPYISDILAALNERKSRFEGSEFQTVEAGLFPPCITHAISQSQAGVNLAHSMRFAMTSFLLGIGMSVDDIMNLFISSPDFDVEKARYQVEHIAGSSGTSYKPPSCATMQTYGNCYAPDEICKRISHPLNYYRRKVWFSNRDAQKEKDGQSSDTPEKLV is encoded by the coding sequence ATGGATAATAAGGATCTTGCGTTATATCCGTACCTTGCAGAGGCTTCCCGATATGTGGCGAGCCTCGATTTTTCCCTTGACAGCCTTATATCTTCGCGCGCAATGGATTCTGCAAGAGCGCGCGGTAAGGAGCGTGTGCTCCAGTCAATAGCCGGGGAGATATTCAAACCGCCCCTGTCAAACTCGGACGACAGGAAGATCCTCATCGAGCTTTTATCATACCCTTTCTCCAGGATACTTGTATCCTGTATCGATGATCCTTTTCTGATAAGGCGTTACTCTCTGGCTGAGGCGGTCGCATCATACAAGTCCCTTAAAGGTATGGATATCGCTTTCCTTGGGGAATTCTCTCTTGATTTCGGCATCCATGCCCAAGTGAAAGAATCCGGTGTCAGGGTCCATTTCACCGATTATATACGTCTTGCCAGTTCCCTCAAGGCCATGGAATGGAAGCTTGTGAACAGGAAGATGGACCACGGATATGTGACCGTGTCCAGAGAGGAGCTTGCCCGCCTCCTGCAGGAGGGTGTGAGGCACAGGATAGAAGGCACCCTTCCTATGCAAGTACCTGAAGAGGTATGCCTGTCCTGCCAGCCTTATATCTCTGACATCCTGGCTGCGCTGAACGAGCGCAAGAGCCGTTTCGAAGGCTCGGAGTTCCAGACAGTTGAAGCGGGCCTTTTCCCGCCCTGTATCACTCACGCCATATCCCAGTCACAGGCAGGTGTCAACCTTGCGCACTCAATGAGGTTTGCAATGACCTCTTTCCTGCTTGGCATTGGGATGTCAGTCGACGATATCATGAATCTCTTCATATCATCCCCTGATTTTGATGTCGAGAAGGCACGGTACCAGGTGGAGCATATCGCAGGCTCATCAGGCACAAGTTATAAGCCCCCTTCATGTGCAACCATGCAGACCTATGGTAACTGTTATGCGCCGGATGAGATATGTAAAAGGATAAGCCATCCTCTTAACTACTATCGCCGCAAGGTTTGGTTCAGTAACAGGGATGCCCAAAAAGAAAAAGATGGGCAGTCTTCAGATACGCCCGAGAAACTTGTCTGA
- a CDS encoding acetylornithine aminotransferase yields the protein MTEQVISWSSSQEAVIQKDAKYVMQNYGRQPLVLESGDGCIVRDIDGREYIDCVAGIAVNNVGHSHPKLVEALKKQAEKLMHVSNLYYTVPQAELAEKLVQITGMSRVFFCNSGTEAVEAAMKLARVKTGKTDFVAVEHAFHGRTMGALSLTYKEMYRTPFKPLLQEEKFVPCNDAKAIANAINDKTAAVIIEPIQGEGGINIHSDAYLKEVRRICDETGTLLIFDEVQTGFGRTGKWFCKEHFGVEPDIMTMAKAMGGGFPMGAVAAREGIAFERGQHAATFGGSPLACAAALASIDIIEKEDLLRHATEMGDYFMSRLKDISLDGVVEVRGRGLMIGVELDRKCADIVDFALRNGVLLNCTSEKVLRIAPPLVITKEQIDSVVAVLEQA from the coding sequence ATGACAGAACAGGTTATCTCATGGTCATCATCCCAAGAGGCTGTGATCCAAAAAGACGCAAAGTATGTAATGCAGAACTATGGTCGCCAGCCTCTTGTACTGGAGAGCGGCGACGGTTGCATAGTCCGTGATATAGACGGCAGGGAATATATCGACTGTGTAGCAGGCATAGCAGTGAACAATGTCGGGCACAGTCACCCAAAACTGGTAGAGGCCCTAAAGAAGCAGGCAGAAAAACTGATGCATGTTTCCAATCTCTACTATACTGTTCCCCAAGCTGAACTAGCTGAGAAACTCGTTCAAATTACCGGCATGTCCAGGGTATTTTTCTGCAATTCAGGCACAGAGGCAGTGGAAGCTGCAATGAAGCTTGCACGTGTCAAGACGGGAAAGACAGACTTTGTAGCGGTCGAGCACGCATTCCACGGGCGTACCATGGGTGCCCTGTCGCTCACATACAAGGAAATGTATCGCACTCCTTTTAAGCCGCTATTGCAGGAGGAGAAATTCGTTCCCTGCAATGATGCAAAAGCAATTGCTAACGCAATTAATGATAAGACCGCAGCTGTCATCATAGAGCCAATCCAGGGCGAGGGAGGCATCAATATTCACTCCGATGCGTACCTGAAAGAAGTCCGCAGGATATGTGATGAAACAGGAACCCTGCTCATCTTTGATGAGGTGCAGACTGGTTTTGGAAGGACGGGTAAGTGGTTCTGTAAGGAACATTTCGGCGTCGAACCAGACATAATGACCATGGCAAAAGCAATGGGCGGCGGTTTCCCAATGGGTGCCGTTGCAGCACGTGAAGGCATAGCCTTTGAGCGCGGCCAGCACGCAGCCACCTTCGGAGGCAGTCCCCTTGCATGTGCCGCAGCCCTGGCTTCTATTGATATCATAGAGAAAGAAGATCTTCTCCGGCATGCAACGGAAATGGGCGATTATTTCATGAGCCGGCTCAAAGATATCTCCCTGGATGGCGTTGTAGAAGTACGTGGTCGCGGGCTTATGATAGGGGTTGAACTGGACCGTAAGTGTGCAGACATTGTGGACTTTGCCCTGAGGAATGGAGTACTTCTCAACTGCACATCCGAGAAAGTACTGCGTATCGCACCGCCTCTGGTAATAACTAAAGAGCAGATCGACTCGGTGGTGGCTGTGCTTGAGCAGGCCTGA
- a CDS encoding cobyrinate a,c-diamide synthase / hydrogenobyrinic acid a,c-diamide synthase (glutamine-hydrolysing), with protein MTKTVLLAGTHSGVGKTTVSMGIMAALKKREMDVQPYKVGPDYIDPTYHTAICGKPSRNLDTFMMQVDGVRRTFSRHAQKNDINVIEGVMGLFDGMDSTEIASSAHVAKSLGVPVILVINVHGMSRSAAAIVKGFSEFDREVNIAGVILNRVGSPRHAQMIKDCIPDIPVVGILPRNQEISVPSRHLGLYMAHEQDFDASKLADFIEQNIDLDAIISIAESAPDIEPAKEEKLPESDVKIGVALDSAFCFYYQEMFDSFREAGAEIVPFSPIEGEVPEVDGMYFGGGYPELYLKELEHSRTTKVLRDISADGMPIYGECGGLQYLSTSYEVEEKTYRTANLFPAETVMTKKLQALGYTEGTAKGDFIKGTIRGHEFHYSVTNCASDARLSYEMKRGKGIRDGKDGITEHNSLASYTHAHPASFPVKSFVGKCREYKRS; from the coding sequence ATGACAAAAACTGTACTGCTCGCCGGAACACACAGCGGTGTCGGAAAGACTACTGTGTCCATGGGGATAATGGCAGCCCTGAAAAAGAGAGAGATGGACGTCCAGCCTTATAAAGTGGGTCCGGACTACATCGATCCGACCTACCATACCGCCATATGCGGCAAGCCTTCAAGGAATCTGGACACATTCATGATGCAGGTGGACGGTGTCAGGCGCACATTTTCCAGGCATGCGCAGAAAAATGACATCAATGTAATTGAAGGTGTGATGGGGCTTTTTGACGGCATGGATTCCACAGAGATAGCCAGTTCCGCTCATGTGGCCAAATCACTTGGAGTGCCTGTCATCCTTGTCATCAATGTCCATGGCATGTCACGCAGTGCTGCTGCTATAGTGAAAGGATTCTCCGAATTTGACAGGGAAGTAAATATCGCAGGAGTGATACTCAACAGGGTCGGAAGCCCCAGGCATGCACAGATGATCAAAGACTGCATTCCCGACATACCTGTAGTGGGCATTCTCCCGCGCAACCAGGAAATCAGCGTGCCTTCCCGCCATCTGGGATTATACATGGCCCACGAGCAGGATTTTGATGCTTCGAAACTTGCTGATTTCATAGAGCAGAACATCGACCTTGACGCCATAATTTCCATTGCTGAAAGTGCACCCGATATAGAACCCGCTAAGGAGGAAAAGCTGCCCGAATCAGACGTGAAAATAGGTGTGGCATTGGACAGTGCCTTCTGTTTCTACTACCAGGAGATGTTCGATTCATTCAGGGAAGCGGGAGCAGAGATAGTTCCCTTCAGCCCCATAGAAGGAGAAGTTCCGGAGGTTGACGGCATGTACTTTGGAGGCGGGTATCCTGAGCTGTACCTGAAAGAACTAGAGCATTCAAGGACTACAAAGGTACTCAGGGATATTTCAGCAGACGGCATGCCCATATACGGAGAATGTGGCGGCCTTCAGTACCTCTCCACATCCTATGAAGTGGAAGAAAAGACCTACAGGACCGCGAACCTCTTCCCTGCAGAGACCGTCATGACAAAGAAACTTCAGGCACTCGGCTACACAGAAGGGACAGCAAAAGGGGACTTCATCAAAGGAACCATCAGAGGGCATGAGTTCCACTATTCTGTCACCAACTGTGCCAGCGATGCAAGACTGTCCTATGAGATGAAAAGAGGCAAGGGCATCAGAGACGGAAAGGATGGCATCACCGAGCATAATTCACTTGCAAGTTACACCCATGCGCATCCAGCTTCATTCCCTGTGAAAAGCTTTGTTGGGAAATGCAGGGAATATAAGCGCAGCTGA